In one window of Streptomyces sp. NBC_00193 DNA:
- a CDS encoding ATP-binding cassette domain-containing protein: MSEQQDVKQKTVAAPAPPDFKYTWGQHNETMEALSLRQMARRVPAALRQTSQLALAVNRNAFHVLVAAQILGGICTAAALAAISKAMVPLLAGDGVQERISASIWPLVIAAAMTALGALSSIASGSAARRLNPGMATLADLAMVDAHMDVELEAYDAPDFTERSEAAETGSARSAMLLQDALGFTGGLIDMVAVASVLALVHPVLLPLLLLSVVPRGLGSVYAARLDYRLHNASVASRNIKHMMRWHLTTPKLSEELRGNSMRPYAHAWYAAVCERIDSRMVSSAPQYLVVYLIAAACSGVFVVATYGALAALVVGGYMAIAAAGTAIVAMRTSTAALSQLVVYGAAMFQHALYLGDYTNFVKEAAAKSGPRGPQVIEGGPEKIRLEEATYTYPGKDEPALGPVSLTLTRGEVIAVVGENGAGKSTLIRLLTSLTVPSSGTVSWDGIPTADCDQRTAWQHVGLVTQSYGYWPFSTRENVTLGQPDPVRGEEAVWDALSAVGMREAVEAFPQQLDTLLARSIWGGHEPSGGQWQRLACARAFHRRPRLLVMDEPTSAMDPRGEHMVFTGLRDMKQDRITVIVTHRMENCRLADRVIVLDGGKITEHGTYDELVAVEGGRFRELVDLSQDR; this comes from the coding sequence GTGTCCGAGCAGCAAGACGTGAAACAGAAGACCGTCGCGGCCCCCGCACCGCCGGACTTCAAGTACACCTGGGGCCAGCACAACGAAACGATGGAAGCCCTGTCGCTCAGGCAGATGGCCCGCCGCGTCCCGGCCGCCCTACGGCAGACCTCGCAGCTCGCGCTCGCCGTGAACCGCAACGCCTTCCACGTGCTGGTTGCCGCCCAGATCCTTGGCGGGATCTGTACGGCTGCCGCACTCGCGGCGATCTCCAAGGCGATGGTTCCCCTGCTGGCCGGCGACGGCGTCCAGGAACGCATCTCGGCCTCCATCTGGCCGCTGGTGATCGCGGCCGCGATGACCGCCCTCGGCGCGCTCTCCTCGATCGCCTCCGGCAGCGCCGCACGCCGGCTGAACCCTGGCATGGCCACCCTCGCCGACCTCGCGATGGTCGACGCGCACATGGACGTCGAGCTCGAGGCCTACGACGCCCCGGACTTCACCGAGCGCTCCGAGGCTGCCGAGACCGGCTCCGCCCGCTCCGCGATGCTGCTGCAGGACGCCCTCGGGTTCACCGGCGGCTTGATCGACATGGTGGCTGTCGCTTCCGTGCTCGCTCTCGTCCACCCCGTGCTGCTGCCGCTGCTCCTGCTGTCGGTGGTCCCGCGCGGCCTCGGGTCCGTGTACGCGGCACGCCTGGACTACCGCCTGCACAACGCGTCGGTCGCCTCGCGGAACATCAAGCACATGATGCGGTGGCACCTGACGACGCCGAAGCTTTCGGAGGAGCTGCGCGGCAACAGCATGCGGCCGTACGCCCACGCCTGGTACGCGGCCGTCTGCGAGCGTATCGACTCCCGGATGGTGTCCTCCGCCCCCCAGTACCTGGTCGTCTACCTGATCGCAGCCGCATGCTCCGGCGTGTTCGTCGTCGCCACGTACGGCGCGCTCGCCGCGCTGGTGGTCGGCGGATACATGGCCATCGCCGCGGCCGGCACGGCCATCGTCGCGATGCGCACCTCGACCGCCGCGCTGTCGCAGCTGGTGGTCTACGGGGCGGCGATGTTCCAGCACGCCCTGTACCTCGGGGACTACACGAACTTCGTGAAGGAGGCCGCCGCGAAGTCGGGGCCCCGCGGCCCGCAGGTCATCGAGGGCGGGCCGGAGAAAATCCGGCTGGAGGAGGCCACTTACACCTACCCCGGCAAGGACGAGCCCGCGCTCGGCCCGGTCTCCCTCACCCTGACCCGCGGTGAGGTCATCGCCGTCGTCGGCGAGAACGGCGCCGGCAAGTCCACTCTGATCCGGCTGCTCACCTCCCTGACGGTCCCGAGCTCCGGCACGGTCTCCTGGGACGGGATCCCGACCGCTGACTGCGACCAGCGCACCGCCTGGCAGCATGTCGGCCTGGTCACCCAGTCTTACGGTTACTGGCCGTTCTCCACCCGGGAGAACGTCACACTCGGTCAGCCCGATCCCGTGCGGGGTGAGGAAGCCGTCTGGGATGCCCTGAGCGCGGTCGGCATGCGCGAGGCCGTCGAAGCGTTCCCGCAGCAGCTGGACACCCTCCTTGCGCGTTCGATCTGGGGCGGCCACGAGCCGTCGGGTGGGCAGTGGCAGCGCCTCGCGTGTGCGCGGGCGTTCCACCGGCGGCCGCGCCTGCTGGTCATGGACGAGCCGACCTCGGCGATGGACCCGCGCGGCGAGCACATGGTCTTCACCGGCCTGCGGGACATGAAGCAGGACCGGATCACGGTGATCGTCACGCACCGGATGGAAAACTGCCGCCTGGCCGACCGCGTCATCGTCCTTGACGGCGGCAAGATCACCGAGCACGGCACCTACGACGAGCTGGTCGCCGTGGAAGGTGGCCGTTTCAGGGAGCTCGTCGATCTTTCGCAGGACCGATGA
- a CDS encoding NUDIX domain-containing protein, producing MPPSTAHIRTLVTAYLEQHPAEAPALAPLLRMLDEDADPTSRSTMPGHITCSAVVVDHNRRVLLIHHNLFRLMLAPGGHVEAGDRSLLETALREVHEEAGIPPGALCATTAYGPLPIDIDVFDVDANPVKSEDAHQHWDFRFVFQLVDRNVEITVQTEEVSAAEWRAFDEVAAPQLRAKLLASGLDGRIEPVNATTLIHDGRGKYLLHLRDDVEGIWEPGAWSLLGGGREPEDASLEATARRELWEEAGLALPVLEPFAVEVATGTNGMAVPVQIFCGRWTGDPASVDLREGVMVAWFSPDTMTRLRLSPSTLDLVRQHAAGPASDTRSDPELLAVAEQRPRSKAGSSSVPHIVGVHLYLQREDGKVLLGLRHPSSAFAASTHHLLAGHCEQESAVSCVVREAQEEAGLLIDPDEVELVHVVHMIDAPGAQPRIGLFLRARRWQGTPEVREPDRCTSWDWHDPTRLPERIVPYAAAAIEGIQAGRVYTELGWS from the coding sequence TTGCCGCCCTCCACCGCCCACATCCGCACTCTCGTCACCGCCTACCTGGAACAGCACCCGGCCGAAGCGCCCGCGCTCGCACCTCTGTTGCGGATGCTGGACGAAGACGCCGATCCCACGAGCCGCTCGACCATGCCAGGGCACATCACCTGCAGCGCGGTCGTCGTCGACCACAACCGCCGTGTCCTGCTCATCCACCACAACCTCTTCAGGCTGATGCTGGCACCAGGCGGGCACGTGGAGGCAGGTGACCGCTCACTGCTGGAGACGGCACTGCGCGAGGTCCACGAGGAGGCCGGCATCCCGCCCGGCGCCCTGTGCGCCACCACCGCCTACGGACCCCTGCCCATCGACATCGACGTATTCGACGTCGACGCCAACCCCGTCAAGAGCGAAGACGCCCACCAGCACTGGGACTTCCGCTTCGTCTTCCAGCTGGTGGACAGGAACGTCGAGATCACCGTGCAGACGGAGGAGGTCTCGGCCGCCGAGTGGCGCGCCTTCGACGAGGTCGCGGCCCCGCAGCTGCGGGCGAAGCTCTTGGCCTCCGGTCTCGACGGCCGGATCGAACCGGTCAACGCCACCACGCTGATCCATGACGGCCGGGGAAAGTACCTTCTTCATCTGCGCGATGACGTCGAGGGGATCTGGGAGCCGGGTGCCTGGTCTCTGCTCGGTGGCGGCCGTGAGCCCGAGGACGCCTCCTTGGAGGCCACGGCCCGCCGCGAGCTGTGGGAGGAAGCCGGACTCGCCCTGCCGGTGCTCGAGCCGTTCGCCGTGGAGGTGGCCACCGGAACCAATGGAATGGCTGTCCCGGTCCAGATCTTCTGCGGCCGGTGGACCGGCGATCCGGCGAGCGTCGACCTCCGAGAAGGGGTCATGGTCGCCTGGTTCAGCCCCGACACGATGACCCGCCTCAGGCTGAGCCCCTCCACCCTCGACCTCGTACGCCAGCACGCGGCCGGACCCGCCTCCGACACCCGCTCCGACCCGGAACTGTTGGCCGTCGCGGAGCAACGGCCCAGGTCAAAGGCAGGGAGCAGCAGCGTCCCGCACATCGTGGGTGTCCACCTCTACCTCCAGCGCGAAGACGGGAAGGTCCTCCTCGGACTGCGGCACCCCAGCTCCGCGTTCGCCGCCTCCACCCATCACCTGCTCGCCGGCCACTGCGAGCAGGAATCCGCGGTGAGCTGCGTGGTCCGGGAGGCTCAGGAGGAGGCGGGACTGCTGATCGACCCGGACGAGGTGGAACTGGTCCACGTGGTGCACATGATCGACGCGCCCGGGGCCCAGCCACGGATCGGTCTGTTCCTCCGTGCCCGGCGGTGGCAGGGCACACCCGAGGTCCGCGAGCCGGACCGCTGCACGTCCTGGGACTGGCACGACCCAACACGGCTTCCCGAGCGCATCGTCCCGTACGCAGCGGCCGCCATCGAAGGGATCCAGGCGGGCCGCGTCTACACCGAACTCGGGTGGTCCTGA